The following are from one region of the Paraglaciecola sp. L1A13 genome:
- the trpCF gene encoding bifunctional indole-3-glycerol-phosphate synthase TrpC/phosphoribosylanthranilate isomerase TrpF: protein MANVLEKIVADKRQEIAQRKIDLPLAQFIGGLTLSTRSFYDALSQPNAGYILECKKASPSKGLIRQDFNLDEIIAAYLPYAACISVLTDEKYFQGKFEYLEYVRQRVTQPVINKDFFIEPYQVYLARYHKADAILLMLSVLSDEEYSELASIAKTLSLDVLTEVSNEEEAHRAVALKANIIGINNRNLRDLSTDLATTEKLVPIINKAQHKHVIISESGIYTHQDVRRLSPIVDGFLVGSALMSQDNVAQAVKSLVYGVIKVCGITRAQDAAKIASSGASYAGLIFAEKSKRCLTLQQAKQIVEEVPFYYVGVFVDASISLVVEYANALNLVAVQLHGNESPRYISELRAQLADKCQIWLAKGITNTLPQLDEIDVDRFVLDCKVGEQSGGTGQAFDWQLFAQTSLSAQLRSKIILAGGINPDNVQQAASLGLGGIDLNSGVEDAPGIKSEKKLQLAFEKLRAY, encoded by the coding sequence ATGGCAAATGTATTAGAGAAAATCGTAGCAGATAAACGTCAAGAAATTGCTCAACGCAAAATTGACTTGCCACTTGCACAATTTATTGGTGGTTTGACACTGTCAACTCGCAGCTTTTACGATGCCCTGAGCCAACCAAACGCTGGTTATATTTTAGAATGTAAGAAAGCATCGCCCTCTAAAGGCTTAATCCGACAAGATTTTAATTTGGACGAAATCATAGCGGCGTATTTACCTTACGCAGCGTGTATTTCTGTTTTGACCGACGAAAAGTATTTTCAGGGTAAATTTGAATATCTTGAATACGTTCGTCAACGCGTCACCCAGCCAGTAATTAACAAGGACTTTTTTATAGAGCCCTATCAGGTCTATTTGGCCCGTTATCACAAGGCTGACGCAATATTGTTGATGTTATCTGTGTTGTCAGACGAGGAATATAGCGAATTGGCCAGTATAGCGAAAACGTTAAGTCTTGATGTGCTCACCGAAGTCAGCAATGAAGAGGAAGCACATCGCGCTGTGGCCCTAAAAGCGAATATTATTGGTATAAATAACCGTAACTTACGTGATTTAAGTACCGATTTGGCGACGACTGAAAAACTGGTACCTATCATCAATAAAGCGCAACATAAGCATGTGATTATATCTGAGTCCGGTATTTATACTCATCAGGATGTAAGACGCTTATCACCCATAGTTGATGGCTTCTTAGTGGGCAGTGCGCTGATGTCGCAAGACAATGTAGCCCAAGCAGTTAAAAGCTTAGTGTACGGGGTTATCAAGGTTTGCGGTATCACTCGAGCCCAAGACGCTGCCAAAATAGCCTCCAGTGGCGCTAGTTATGCAGGGTTAATATTCGCTGAAAAATCAAAACGATGTCTTACATTACAGCAGGCTAAACAGATTGTTGAAGAAGTGCCTTTTTATTATGTGGGTGTATTTGTTGATGCATCCATTTCATTAGTCGTTGAGTATGCTAATGCGCTGAACTTAGTTGCGGTACAACTTCATGGAAACGAATCACCACGCTATATCAGCGAATTGCGGGCGCAGCTCGCTGATAAATGCCAGATTTGGTTAGCTAAAGGCATTACTAATACCCTGCCCCAGCTCGACGAAATAGACGTTGACCGATTCGTGCTTGACTGCAAAGTTGGTGAGCAAAGTGGCGGTACCGGGCAAGCATTTGATTGGCAGTTGTTCGCGCAAACGTCTTTAAGCGCACAACTTCGCAGCAAAATTATTTTAGCTGGCGGGATCAACCCAGACAACGTGCAACAAGCTGCAAGTCTGGGCCTAGGTGGCATTGATTTGAATTCAGGTGTTGAAGACGCCCCAGGCATAAAATCTGAGAAAAAGCTGCAGCTCGCATTTGAAAAGTTACGCGCTTACTAA